The Megalobrama amblycephala isolate DHTTF-2021 linkage group LG1, ASM1881202v1, whole genome shotgun sequence genome segment cgagacgtcatgaaagcatgaactaacttttctgcatcagaaatagataacatattccgtattttagcaatgtttctgaggtggaagaaggctgtttttgtaacatatgaaatatgattttcaaaggacaagttgctgtctaatataacacccaggtcttagaagaaaattactagtcatccaatgttttacttctttaacacactctgtcagtttggataatttagagatttcatctggtcgtgatgagatatataactgagtatcatcggcatagcagtgaaaactaattccatgttttcttataatattgccgagtggcagcatgtatattgaaaatagcagagggcctaacaccgatccttgcggcactccatagtttactgtcgttatcttagatttttccccgtttatataaacaaaattgtgacggtctgataggtacgacttaaaccaccgtaatgcctgtccctgaataccagtgtaatattgtagtcgatctaagagtattatatgatctatagtgtcaaacgcagcactgagatcaagtaacactagcattgagacacagccttggtcagaagctagaagtaagtcgtttgtaattttaacgagcgcagtttctgtgctatgatgagatctgaatcctgactggaatttttcatagatagagtttttttgcaagaaggagcacaattggaccgacaccactttttctagtattttagacataaatggaagatttgaaatgggtctgtaatttgctaatacgtttggatctaattgtggtttcttaatgagaggcttaataactgctagcttgaacggtcgtgggacgtgacctagagataaagacgagttgataatattgagaagaggttcttctgctacaggtaacagctctttcagtagtttagtgggtattggatctaataaacatgttgttggtttagacgcagtgataagtttatgtagctcttcctgtcctatagttgtaaagcactgcaactgttcttgaggggcgataattgaggctgaatcataaaactctgtcaaaggttgtacatttacaattttatttctgatactttcgattttttcattaaagaaattcataaagtcatcactactaaactgtaatgaaacattttgttctggtgatgtctgtttatttgttaatctagctACTGTACTAAATAAGAACcgtggattgttttggttattcTCTATAAGTTTGCGAAGATGCTCGGCCCTGGCTGCTTTTAGAGTCTTTCTATAACAAGACGAACTTTCTTTCCACGCGATTCTGAAGACCTCTAAacgagtttgtctccatttgcgtTCTAGATTACGAGTTTCTCTTTTCATAGCGCGAGTAATACTGTTGTACCATGGaacagtatttttctctctaaccttttttaatctcatcggTGCAACAGTATCTAATGTACTAGTAAAAATGGTGTACATACTGCTAGTCATGTCCTCAAGATCATTTGCGTGTTTGGGTAcgatgagcagctgagacagatcaggcagattatttgtgaatttatctatagttGTCGGGAGAATTGTTCTGCCTAGTCGATATTGCGGAGCAATTTGACAAATATCATCAGTATGCAGTACGCATGTTACAAGGTAGTGATCAGAGACGTCATCACTTTGCGGTAGAATTTCTATATCAGTAGGATTTAttccatgtgatataattaaatctagagtatGATTAAGACggtgagtgggtccagtgacgTTTTGTTCGACCCCAAAtgagtttagtaaatctgtaaacgcagcccctaacgtatcatttgtattgtctacatgaatgttaaaatctccaacaatcagCGCTTTATCAACGTTGACCAATAGGTCTGAGAGAAAGTCTGCAAACTCTTTTAGGAAATCAGCATAAGGCCCTGGAGGTCTATAAACGGTAGCCAAAGCAAGAGATAGTAGcgactttttacttatatctgagagtgtaacatttagcataagaatttcaaatgaattaaacctgTAGTTTGTTCTCTGAGTAACATTAAGTATCTCTCTATAGATTGTTGCTACACCACCGCCACGGCCAATCAGgcggcatttatttttataacggtagccaggtggacaagactcattaagaccaaaataatcatttgctttaagccatgtttcagtaaggcaaattacatcaagactattatccgtgataatttcatttatgatAACTGCCTTAGGTGTCAGCGATCTAATGTTTAGTAGCCCTAGTtttagaaattgtttttgttcagtaattttACAAAAATCTGGTTTGATCACGATTAGGTTTTTTCtagatcctttatttttattgttaaacctCACTATTCGGGGAATAGACACAGTTTCTATAGACTGTACTACACTCACATTTCTATCAATTAAGTGGGCAGAACACAGGCTGTGATTTGAGGTTCGACTTACTAGTCATATGGTGCGAAGCGTCTTGGAGATGTTCTCTGACAGAAGATCAGCTCCGATTCTGCTGGGGTGCAGGCCATCCGCACGGAAGAGCCTAGGACGCTCCCAGAAAAGATTCCAATTATTTACAAAGAGCAGCTTCTGTTCATTACACCAAGACATcaaccattcatttaaagcaaataatctactGAACCTTTCATGTCCTCGTCGGTACGTCGGAAGCGGTCCGGACACGATGATCTTCGTCGCGGGCGATGTGGCTCGTACCGTCTCGATCAGGCTTCTGAAGTCCTGCTTCAGCACCTCCGTCTGCCGCAGCCTGGTGTCGTTCACCCCCGCGTGCAGCACTACAGCTCCGATGGTCTCAGCACCGTTGAGGATCGCGGGAATCTGCACAGAGACATCGAGAACACGAGCACCAGGAAAACAGTGACTGCGCACCTTACCTTTGGCTGTGGTAGCGTGGACGTGGCGGACGATGGAGTCTCCGATGACCACGGCGTCGCGTTCTGCCTCGCGAAGAGGGGAGAAGCGGTTCCGTGTCGAGACGTCGAAGACCGGGGGCGGTGGAGGAGAGGTCCTGGTCCGAGGCCTGGCTCGCGTCTTCCGCTGCTGAAGCACCCAAGGTCCCTGGTGTGACGGCGCCGGAGTGAACGAGGGCTGGGATGAACGCGTTCTTGGTGCTCGGGCCCTGTGCAGAGAAACACACGGCGTAGAGGAAGCAGGAGTGTTAATATCGCGCTGCAAACTTACCGAGGGTTGGTGAGCGTCAGCGCGAGAAGTTTCCAGCGCTGTCTGCCGCTCGCGTAGCTCGGCCTGCTTCTCGAGAAGGATCCGGATCTGCCGCTCCACGGCCTCCAGTTCCAACTGCACCGCATGCAGCTCAAACGTGTCCTCACCTGCACATAAAGGTAGAGAAACATCCAATACACTCGCCATTAGAGTAGatgaaacaataatattgtgagaGAGAAGAGTACAAACGCTAGCGTAGCGTGGGCGTGGCACGCCGCTAATGCCAACGGGCTAAAGCTAGTAGCGAAAGTTCGGGAAGTCGGATAAAACTAGCGATATCAAGGTAAtccaaatgttttttatataaaataatgttgggGATGTGTTCCCCCACCGAAAAAGAAAGAGTGATAGATTATAAGTTAGATTTTACgaggcaaaaacaaacaattaggAATCAGCTCGACGGAGCTCTAGCTCAAACAACGCGGCAGCAACAAACAggaatctctccaacagtgtagcattagccgttagccacggagcacagcctcaaactctttcagaatcaaatgtaaacattcaaataaatacaatactcacataatccgaggcatgcatgacgaacactttgtaaagatccattttgagggttatattagctgtgtaaactttgtttatgcactgtttaaggctcacgcgagctccgtgggcggagagcacgagatttaaaggggccgcaaccctgaatcggtgcatttctaattatgccccaaaataggcagtaataataatatttatgcaCATAAACAGTCCTAAAAGTAATGCTATAAACAACAACAGTCTCACTGAGACTAATTCTTTATGTTAGAATGTGAGCCACGAGCCACACATATATCTTCACACTCAGTAACTTACGACTTAAGTGTAGAGTCTTACGATGCTGTGATGGAGTCAGCAGGATCATAAGTGGAATCCTGTACCTTTGAAGCTTCCTCCAATGTATTATCCTCCAGCTGCTCATCAAGGTCTAGACGAGGTCTTTTGGGTGGTCTCTTTAAAGGTGTCGATGACAGGCACAAAGGGTCTGCATTGGATGTCCCAACACCAAAATCTTTGCATGAGACATTTGCCTGGATCCTTTGGCCAAATTAACTTTACTAAGGAAAGTCTAATATAACAACACATAATGAAAGCAAAGAGAAATGCCAGAATACTTACAAACTACATCAAAAGTAAATATACTGAAGGTGGCAGGTACATACCTTCACTTCTAAAGTGGGGCCGCAgagtctttaaaggtgccctagaaccctttttcacaagatgtaatataagtcacTGAATTCACACTGAATTCCAAGATGGCGCCAGAATGTTTGGCAAGCCGTCTGTCTCTGTCGCATCTCCTTAGTTTGCTGTTTGCTACCGCTTTTCTTAGCAGTATATTTTGTCAAGATGTCTCTGCTTTGCTTGTTTATGATCGTCATACACTTTTCAACATTCGAACTACTGTTGATATACTGTCTGAAAGACATGACTTGGGAGACCGCTGGACCTCGAAACTTCCTCCTTTGCTGTCGGACATACCGGAGTATCTGCGCCGTTCACCTGCTGTTGTTCTTTCCCGCAAGAAACGTTACAGGAGATGGGGAAAACGCGGCGGTGCACTGGTACGATTCAAGGCTTACCTGGCGTCCACCTGTGTGACGTGTCCTGATGGATGCTACGTTCCTGCTGTTGCTGGGCGTTTGCTGAGGAGGAGAGATCGCTGGTTACGTCCTGTTTTCCCTGACTCACAGATTATCTCCGAGGCTCATCTGCTGATGGTGCCATCTTCTCCCAGGTGGGCTCGGATCCACCGAGGTGAAGGTGTGGATTTTTTGAACCTGCGCACGTTAGATCGTGTGGCGTCTGCAGCCACAGCCAGTGAGGATCAAACTCTTCGTCTGGCTTTGTTTAATGCTAGATCGCTAGCCAACAAGACTTTTCTTCTCAATGACTTCTTCACTTCTCGGGAGTTGGATCTCATGTTTTTAACGGAAACTTGGCTCCATGATGGCGATCTTACGTCTTTCTCCGAACTTCTTCCTCCCCGATGCGGCTACCTCAGCTCTCCTCGGGTCACAGGTAGAGGTGGAGGGCTAGCGTCTGTGTTTAAGTGTATTTTTCAATGTCGAAAGATTCTGTTTGACAGCTGCTCTAGCTTTGAGCTGCAGTTGTTCGAGTTAAATTGCCCAGTGATTGTATTATGTGCGGTGGTGTATCGACCTCCAAAGTTTAACAAGGATTTTATTCAGGACTTTGCTGATTTTGTGGCTGGGATTGCGTTAAAATATGATCACTTTTtaattgttggtgattttaatatacatGTATGCTGCGAATCCAGACCGATGTCTAAGGATTTTATTAATCTTATTGATTCTTTCAATCTTATACAGTCTGTCACTGGTCCGACACACGAAAAAGGTCATACTTTGGACCTCATACTGTCATATGGCTTAGATGTTGCCATTAGTGAAATATGTGACACCAGTATGTCGGATCATCTACCCATTGTTTTTACTATAGTTGTTCCCTGCCCGGACACTTTGAATGTTGCTCCCGCACGCACCCTCTAACTGCCTCACAGTTTTCTGTTGCTTTTAAAGACTCAGTGCTGTACAATCTTTAAGACTGTACTCTTGATGTGGATGAACTCACAAACCTCTTTGACTCTACCTGTACTGAAATACTAGATTTTGTTGCCCCACTAAGGGAAAAACGCACTAAAACGCTATCTGAACCCTGGTTAAATGACCATACCCGCTCTCTCAGACGGTCCAACAGTTTGACCCAGTCACATTACATGTTCTCTCTGACATAGTTAAGCAGCTCCGCCCTACAAACTGCCTGCTGGATAGTATCCCTGCCCGATTACTGAaagatgtttttaacattgttgGTTCCAGTATTTTAAGCTTGGTTAACGCATCTCTCAGCTCAGGGTGTGTTCCCGTAGCTTTTAAACATGCAATCGTGCAACCCctcttaaaaaagaaaaatttggatCATTCGGTTTTATCTAATTTTAGACCCATTTCTAAACTCCCATTTTTTATCTAAAGTCTTGGAGAAGGTAGTTTTTAATCAACTGCAATCATTTCTAGATGATTTTTGCATTTATGAAAAGTTCCAGTCTGGTTTTAAACCCTGCCATAGTACTGAAACCGCCCTTCTAAGAGTATATAACGATCTTCTCTTAGCAGTTGATTCAGGAAAATCAGCTGTTTTAGTCCTTTTAGATTTGACTTCTGCCTTCGACACTGTAAACCACTCTATCCTCTTATCCCGACTCGAACAAAGTGTTGGCGTTACGGGTACGGCCCTGAAATGGTTTAAATCATATTTGACAGATAGGAGTTTTTTCTGTCCACCTTGGGAATTGCTCTTCATCTGCTGCACCTCTTTCTTGTGGGGTTCCCCAAGGTTCCATTCTGGGACCAATGCTCTTTTccctgtacatgctgcccttagggtccatttttaaaaagcataacATTTCTTTCCACTGTTTTGCAGATGATGTACAAATCTATTTGCCTGTAAAAACCAATGAGAAGAACAATATCCAACCTTTGTTAGACTGTTTGAGTGATCTCAAAATTTGGTTGGATCAAAATTTTTTATGTCTCAATGATAAAAAGACTGAAATTGTTGTGTTTGGTCGTGCGGGACATTTAAGTGATTGTGCAGATGCTCTTGGTACTCTATGTTCCCATATTCGACCTTTTACCAGGAATCTGGGTGTAATTTTTGATAGTGCTTTTAAATCtgataaacaaattagttcagttgtTAAAACTAGCTTCTTCCACTTGAGACTTCTGGCTAAGGTCAAGCAATACATGCTACGTAAAGACTTTGAAAGAGTCATACATGCTTTTATTACATCGCGATTAGACTACTGTAACTCTTTGTATGCCGGTTTGGATCAGTCATCACTCCGACGGCTACAGTTAGTACAGAACGCAGCAGCTCGACTTTTAACTGGGACCAAAAAACGTGAACATATTACACCGGTATTGGCCTCACTTCACTGGCTTCCTGTTTGTTTtagaattaaatttaaaattacattaattgtttttaaaattttgagtgGGTTGTCGCCTTCATATCTGACGGAGCTTCTACATGTCCACACACCTGCCAAAGTACTGAGGTCTTCCGACCAGATGCTCCTCGATGTGCCCAGATCTAGGCAAAAAACAAAGGTGACAGAGCATTTGCAGTGGCTGCTCCTAATATCTGGAATAGTCTACCAATTTATGTAAGAAAAGCTCAGACTATTGAAACTTTCAAGTCCTTGCTTAAGACGCATTACTATGCTTTGGCTTTCAATTCTAGTTGAGCTTTGATATCTTGACCTGTTGGTTATTTtgtttgcacttagtgtaataTTGTCTGTATaataatcagtttttttttctgttggatcttgtgaagcactttggtcaattacaatttgtttttaaatgtgctatataaataaattgaact includes the following:
- the LOC125263391 gene encoding uncharacterized protein LOC125263391 isoform X1 translates to MASVLDVSLPLCAGEDTFELHAVQLELEAVERQIRILLEKQAELRERQTALETSRADAHQPSVSLQRDINTPASSTPCVSLHRARAPRTRSSQPSFTPAPSHQGPWVLQQRKTRARPRTRTSPPPPPVFDVSTRNRFSPLREAERDAVVIGDSIVRHVHATTAKGKVRSHCFPGARVLDVSVQIPAILNGAETIGAVVLHAGVNDTRLRQTEVLKQDFRSLIETVRATSPATKIIVSGPLPTYRRGHERFSRLFALNEWLMSWCNEQKLLFVNNWNLFWERPRLFRADGLHPSRIGADLLSENISKTLRTI
- the LOC125263391 gene encoding uncharacterized protein LOC125263391 isoform X2, with the translated sequence MFLYLYVQVRTRLSCMRCSWNWRPWSGRSGSFSRSRPSYASGRQRWKLLALTLTNPRARAPRTRSSQPSFTPAPSHQGPWVLQQRKTRARPRTRTSPPPPPVFDVSTRNRFSPLREAERDAVVIGDSIVRHVHATTAKGKVRSHCFPGARVLDVSVQIPAILNGAETIGAVVLHAGVNDTRLRQTEVLKQDFRSLIETVRATSPATKIIVSGPLPTYRRGHERFSRLFALNEWLMSWCNEQKLLFVNNWNLFWERPRLFRADGLHPSRIGADLLSENISKTLRTI